A region from the Hyalangium gracile genome encodes:
- a CDS encoding cytochrome c oxidase subunit II, whose product MDAAPPPPGAEPRRPVSTVALPEDASTHGHRIDSLLALSHRFDLILTGVMVGWLLLTLVRFRGARKVPADGGTRRSRMLVMVAALTIFGVVDGSLFARSLGYLDDVLWNFDVPAGNPDTVRLEVNARQWAWEARYAGQDGRFNTADDVVTWSDLRVPVGVPVWVQLASTDVVHGFSLPNFRVKLDAIPGRVNQTWFQAAKLGTWEVACYQHCGTSHYKMRGTLTVMTPEDYAAWLREQSRQAARLYDAQDTAAHWGWEWRPKP is encoded by the coding sequence ATGGATGCAGCGCCCCCGCCTCCCGGAGCCGAGCCCCGCCGCCCCGTGAGCACGGTGGCGCTGCCCGAGGACGCGAGCACCCACGGCCACCGCATCGACTCGCTGCTGGCGCTCAGCCACCGCTTCGACCTCATCCTCACGGGGGTGATGGTGGGCTGGCTGCTGCTGACGCTGGTGCGCTTCCGGGGGGCTCGGAAGGTGCCCGCGGATGGCGGGACGCGGCGCAGCCGGATGCTGGTGATGGTGGCGGCGCTGACGATTTTCGGGGTGGTGGACGGCTCGCTCTTCGCGCGCTCGCTGGGCTACCTGGATGACGTGCTGTGGAACTTCGACGTGCCGGCCGGCAACCCGGACACGGTGCGCCTGGAGGTGAACGCTCGGCAGTGGGCGTGGGAGGCGCGGTACGCGGGGCAGGACGGGCGCTTCAACACGGCGGATGACGTGGTGACGTGGAGCGACCTTCGGGTGCCGGTGGGCGTGCCGGTGTGGGTGCAATTGGCGTCCACGGATGTGGTGCACGGCTTCTCGCTGCCGAACTTCCGGGTGAAGCTGGATGCGATTCCGGGCCGGGTGAACCAGACGTGGTTCCAGGCGGCGAAGCTGGGGACGTGGGAGGTGGCCTGCTACCAGCACTGCGGCACCAGCCACTACAAGATGCGAGGCACGCTGACGGTGATGACGCCCGAGGACTACGCGGCGTGGCTGCGCGAGCAGAGCCGGCAGGCGGCGCGCCTGTATGACGCTCAGGACACGGCGGCGCACTGGGGCTGGGAGTGGAGGCCGAAGCCATGA